In Chloracidobacterium sp., the following proteins share a genomic window:
- a CDS encoding molybdopterin-dependent oxidoreductase codes for MKNELSRREFMARMTAAGFGALALSATDAWGLDAITNPLAVYPNRDWEKVYRDLWKYDSRYTFTCAPNDTHNCLLNAHVRQGVITRIGPTMKYGEAKDLLGNGTSHRWDPRICQKGLALTRRFYGDRRVNGTMVRAGFKKWYEDGFPRGKDGKPSESYMNRGRDEWVRMSHDEAAVIVAAALKNIAETYTGDEGMRKLKEQHYDEETIAATQGIGTQVMKFRGGMPLLGMTRVFGMYRMANSMALLDSKIRGVGPDQAMGAKGFDNYSWHTDLPPGHTMVTGQQTVEFDLNSVEQAKTVVVWGMNWITTKMPDAHWLTEARMKGTKVVVIACEYSATATKGDEVVVVRPGTTPAVALGFANVIMQEKLYDEDYVRRWTDMPILVRMDTLKYLKASEVFGGGPAELKQTFIVKEGEKEPPPIQQDIKNVVPEKLRNEWGDYVIWDTKTGTPQMLTRDDVGENSKAATAQLEGSVEVTLADGSKVKCRPVFDLVKEYASHFDPKTVEELTWAPAAAIEKLARHFAKEPGTTLFALGMGPNQFFNSDNKDRDVFLLASLTGNVGKIGGNVGSYAGNYRTALFNGSAQWINENPFDIELDPTKPARPKQYWKAESAHYYNHEDHPLRVGNKLLTGKTHMPCPTKSLWFANANSILGNVKWHYNMVVNALPRIEMIAVNEWWWSTSCEWADVVFGVDSWAELKHPDMTASVTNPFLLVFPKTPMERIFNTMGDIEVFATVASKLADLTGDNRFNDLWKFVREGQTDVYLQRILDNSTNTKGYNFKELHEKALNGVPSIMLSRTTPKNVGYDQLVDATPWYTKSGRLELYREEDEFIEAGENLPVHREPVDSTFYEPNIIISAPHEALRPAQPEDYGVKRDDLSCETRCGRNVVYTWAEAKTKPHPLIKDDYKFIFHTPKYRHGVHTMPIDTDMNAILFGPFGDIYRHDKRMPFVNEGYVDINPQDAREIGVNDGDYVWIDADPEDRPFRGWQKDKKNYEFSRLLCRARYYPGTPRGVTRMWFNMYGTTPGSFQGQKERKDGLAKNPRTNYQAMFRCGSHQSATRGWLKPTWMTDSLVRKGMYGQGIGKGFAADIHCPTGAPRESFVKITKAEPGGIGDELLWRPVKLGIRPDNESDAMKKYLAGEFIKKK; via the coding sequence ATGAAAAACGAATTATCCCGACGCGAATTTATGGCACGCATGACCGCGGCCGGCTTTGGTGCCCTTGCCCTCTCGGCAACGGATGCATGGGGCCTCGATGCGATAACCAATCCGCTCGCGGTTTACCCAAATCGCGACTGGGAAAAGGTGTATCGCGATCTGTGGAAGTATGACTCGCGCTACACCTTTACTTGCGCGCCGAACGACACGCATAACTGCCTGCTCAACGCGCATGTTCGCCAGGGCGTGATCACGCGGATCGGTCCGACGATGAAATACGGTGAAGCCAAAGACCTGCTCGGCAACGGCACGTCACACCGCTGGGACCCGCGCATCTGCCAGAAAGGGCTGGCGCTGACGCGTAGGTTCTACGGAGATCGCCGCGTGAATGGCACGATGGTTCGGGCCGGCTTCAAGAAGTGGTATGAGGACGGCTTCCCGAGAGGAAAGGACGGAAAACCGAGCGAGAGCTATATGAACCGCGGCCGCGACGAATGGGTGCGAATGTCGCATGATGAGGCCGCGGTAATTGTTGCCGCAGCGCTCAAGAACATCGCCGAGACCTACACCGGCGACGAGGGCATGCGCAAACTCAAGGAGCAGCACTACGACGAAGAGACCATCGCGGCGACGCAAGGCATCGGCACGCAAGTGATGAAATTCCGCGGCGGTATGCCGCTGCTGGGCATGACTCGCGTTTTTGGCATGTATCGCATGGCAAACTCGATGGCCCTGCTCGATAGCAAGATCCGCGGTGTCGGCCCCGACCAGGCGATGGGAGCCAAAGGATTTGACAACTATTCGTGGCACACCGACCTGCCGCCCGGACACACAATGGTGACGGGGCAGCAGACGGTCGAGTTTGATCTAAACTCCGTCGAGCAGGCAAAAACGGTCGTCGTCTGGGGCATGAACTGGATCACTACCAAAATGCCCGACGCTCACTGGCTGACAGAGGCCAGAATGAAGGGCACAAAAGTAGTCGTGATCGCGTGTGAATACTCAGCAACGGCGACAAAGGGTGATGAGGTCGTCGTTGTCAGGCCCGGCACGACACCCGCCGTGGCACTCGGGTTCGCCAACGTAATAATGCAGGAAAAACTGTATGACGAGGATTACGTCCGCCGTTGGACCGATATGCCGATCCTCGTCAGGATGGACACGCTCAAGTACTTGAAAGCGTCGGAGGTATTCGGCGGCGGCCCGGCCGAGCTGAAGCAGACCTTTATCGTCAAGGAAGGCGAGAAAGAGCCTCCGCCGATACAGCAAGACATCAAGAACGTCGTCCCGGAGAAACTTCGTAACGAATGGGGCGATTACGTGATCTGGGACACGAAGACCGGAACGCCGCAGATGCTCACCCGCGATGACGTCGGTGAGAATTCGAAAGCCGCGACGGCCCAACTCGAAGGCTCCGTTGAGGTCACACTTGCCGATGGCAGCAAGGTAAAATGCCGCCCGGTCTTTGATCTCGTCAAGGAATACGCCTCGCACTTCGACCCGAAAACTGTCGAAGAGCTCACCTGGGCACCTGCTGCCGCTATCGAAAAACTCGCCCGGCATTTTGCCAAAGAGCCTGGCACTACGCTCTTCGCGCTCGGCATGGGGCCGAACCAGTTCTTTAACAGCGACAACAAGGACCGCGACGTGTTTCTGCTCGCTTCGCTCACCGGCAACGTCGGGAAGATCGGCGGCAACGTCGGCTCGTACGCGGGTAATTACCGCACAGCACTGTTCAACGGCTCTGCACAGTGGATCAACGAGAATCCCTTCGATATCGAGCTCGATCCGACAAAACCCGCGCGGCCCAAACAGTATTGGAAGGCCGAATCGGCGCATTATTACAATCACGAAGATCATCCGCTGCGTGTCGGCAACAAGCTGCTGACCGGAAAGACACATATGCCGTGTCCGACGAAGTCGCTCTGGTTCGCAAACGCAAATTCGATCCTCGGCAACGTCAAGTGGCATTACAACATGGTCGTCAACGCGCTGCCGCGCATCGAGATGATCGCCGTGAATGAATGGTGGTGGTCAACGTCGTGCGAATGGGCGGACGTGGTATTCGGCGTCGATTCTTGGGCGGAGTTGAAGCATCCCGATATGACGGCGTCAGTGACAAATCCATTCCTGCTCGTCTTCCCAAAGACGCCGATGGAACGGATCTTCAACACAATGGGCGACATCGAGGTGTTCGCTACTGTTGCTTCAAAACTCGCAGACCTAACGGGTGACAACCGGTTCAATGACCTCTGGAAGTTTGTCCGCGAGGGGCAAACCGATGTCTATCTTCAGCGAATACTAGATAATTCGACCAACACGAAGGGCTACAACTTCAAGGAACTGCACGAAAAGGCCCTCAACGGAGTTCCCTCGATCATGTTGAGCCGAACGACGCCGAAGAACGTCGGTTACGACCAGCTTGTGGACGCAACGCCGTGGTATACAAAGAGCGGCCGGCTTGAACTGTACCGCGAAGAGGATGAGTTCATCGAGGCGGGCGAGAATCTGCCGGTCCATCGTGAACCTGTCGATTCGACATTCTACGAGCCGAACATCATTATTTCGGCGCCACACGAAGCCCTTCGGCCGGCGCAGCCTGAAGATTATGGTGTAAAGCGCGACGATCTCTCGTGCGAGACGCGTTGCGGGCGCAACGTCGTCTATACCTGGGCCGAGGCAAAGACGAAACCGCATCCGCTTATCAAGGACGATTACAAGTTCATCTTCCACACGCCCAAGTATCGCCACGGCGTCCATACGATGCCTATCGATACTGATATGAACGCCATTCTTTTTGGCCCGTTCGGCGACATCTATCGACACGACAAGCGAATGCCGTTCGTAAACGAAGGTTATGTCGATATCAACCCGCAGGACGCGCGAGAGATCGGTGTGAATGACGGCGACTATGTCTGGATCGACGCCGATCCGGAGGACCGGCCGTTTCGCGGCTGGCAGAAGGACAAGAAGAACTACGAATTCTCCCGACTCTTGTGTCGGGCAAGATACTATCCCGGCACGCCCCGCGGCGTGACGCGGATGTGGTTCAACATGTACGGCACGACGCCGGGTTCATTCCAAGGGCAAAAGGAACGCAAGGACGGCCTTGCCAAGAATCCACGAACTAACTATCAGGCAATGTTCCGCTGCGGTTCGCACCAGTCGGCAACACGCGGCTGGCTCAAGCCGACATGGATGACTGATT